A single genomic interval of Corallococcus macrosporus harbors:
- the menH gene encoding 2-succinyl-6-hydroxy-2,4-cyclohexadiene-1-carboxylate synthase: protein MGVTLAYETWGDGPHTLLALHGFTGSGASFGHLRPLLGRSVRVVAVDLPGHGRTPLPERTGRDGFLETVDAVVQLARKLGGHVDLLGYSQGARVALGAAVQAPECFGRLIMESGSPGLHRRQERSERREADAKLVEFIRTKGVDAFVDRWEALPLFDGLRRLPDPEQVALRERRKACTAEGLAGALETLGLGVQPDYWPSLHRQRLPTLLLTGSLDVKFTTLARRMAAELPVVWRHAFDGVTHAPHLEAPEEYVREVLSFLQTPWYEAPQFEPAILAREAIHS, encoded by the coding sequence ATGGGCGTGACGCTCGCTTATGAAACCTGGGGGGACGGACCCCATACGCTCCTGGCGCTGCACGGCTTCACCGGCAGCGGCGCCTCGTTCGGACACCTGCGTCCGCTGCTCGGCCGCTCCGTGCGCGTCGTGGCGGTGGACCTGCCCGGCCACGGCCGCACGCCGCTGCCGGAGCGGACCGGACGCGACGGCTTCCTGGAGACGGTGGACGCCGTCGTCCAGTTGGCGCGCAAGCTGGGCGGCCACGTGGATCTGCTCGGCTATTCGCAGGGCGCCAGAGTCGCGCTGGGCGCGGCGGTCCAGGCGCCGGAGTGCTTCGGCCGGTTGATCATGGAGAGCGGCTCGCCCGGTCTGCACCGCCGCCAGGAACGCTCCGAGCGGCGCGAGGCGGACGCGAAGCTCGTGGAGTTCATCCGCACGAAGGGCGTGGACGCCTTCGTGGACCGGTGGGAAGCGCTGCCCCTGTTCGACGGCCTGCGCCGCCTGCCGGATCCGGAGCAGGTCGCGCTGCGTGAGCGCCGCAAGGCGTGCACGGCGGAGGGGCTCGCCGGCGCGCTGGAGACCCTGGGCCTGGGCGTGCAGCCGGACTACTGGCCGTCGCTGCACCGCCAGCGGCTGCCCACGCTGCTGCTCACGGGCAGCCTGGACGTGAAGTTCACGACCCTGGCGCGGCGCATGGCGGCGGAGCTGCCGGTGGTGTGGCGTCACGCGTTCGACGGGGTCACGCACGCCCCGCACCTGGAAGCGCCGGAGGAGTACGTGCGCGAAGTGCTCTCGTTCCTCCAGACGCCCTGGTACGAAGCGCCGCAGTTCGAACCCGCCATCCTGGCGCGAGAGGCGATCCACTCGTGA
- a CDS encoding 1,4-dihydroxy-2-naphthoate polyprenyltransferase, with protein sequence MTTLVSTPPDAAPPRPTLKTWLMAVRPKTLTAGAVPVLVGTALAYGNGVGRLLPALAALVGAVLIQIGTNFINDYYDFKKGADTEERLGPKRVTQSGLIAPGAVLMGGLGCFALATLVGLYLVSVGGWPIVAIGVASLLCGYAYTGGPFPLAYLGLGDLFVLIFFGIVAVTGTYYVQAGVVSPAAWWASVPVGAIGTCLIVVNNQRDASTDVKAGKRTMAVRFGQGFGRAEYVLLLVASYVTPFVLFARGYASAWVFLPLLSLPLVVPPLKLMLKAEGAALNPALGGTAKLQMVFGLLFAVGLYLR encoded by the coding sequence GTGACGACCCTGGTGAGCACCCCTCCCGACGCGGCTCCTCCCCGGCCCACGCTGAAGACGTGGCTGATGGCCGTGCGTCCGAAGACGCTGACGGCGGGCGCGGTGCCGGTGCTGGTGGGCACGGCGCTCGCGTACGGCAACGGGGTGGGGCGCCTGTTGCCCGCGCTCGCGGCGCTCGTGGGCGCGGTGCTGATTCAGATCGGCACCAACTTCATCAACGACTACTACGACTTCAAGAAGGGCGCGGACACCGAGGAGCGCCTGGGGCCCAAGCGCGTGACGCAGAGCGGGCTCATCGCGCCGGGCGCGGTGCTGATGGGCGGCCTCGGGTGCTTCGCGCTGGCGACGCTGGTGGGGCTGTACCTGGTGTCGGTGGGCGGCTGGCCCATCGTGGCCATCGGCGTGGCCTCGCTGCTGTGCGGCTACGCGTACACGGGAGGCCCGTTCCCGCTGGCCTACCTCGGGCTGGGCGACCTGTTCGTGCTCATCTTCTTCGGCATCGTCGCGGTGACGGGCACGTACTACGTGCAGGCCGGCGTCGTGAGCCCGGCGGCCTGGTGGGCGTCGGTGCCGGTGGGCGCCATCGGCACGTGCCTCATCGTGGTGAACAACCAGCGCGACGCGAGCACGGACGTGAAGGCCGGCAAGCGCACGATGGCGGTGCGCTTCGGTCAGGGCTTCGGCCGCGCGGAGTACGTGCTGCTGCTCGTGGCGTCCTACGTCACGCCGTTCGTGCTGTTCGCCCGGGGCTACGCGAGCGCCTGGGTCTTCCTGCCGCTCTTGAGCCTGCCGCTGGTGGTGCCGCCGCTGAAGCTGATGCTGAAGGCCGAGGGCGCGGCGCTCAACCCCGCGTTGGGCGGGACGGCGAAGCTGCAGATGGTGTTCGGACTGCTGTTCGCGGTCGGCCTGTACCTGCGCTGA
- the menC gene encoding o-succinylbenzoate synthase, protein MRITDATLTPLHLTLTHPLKTARGTYATRDGFLIRLRDEDGRVGQGEAMPLPEFGTEPLTMTHTVLRAWLSSLKGQSLEDSIEGIEATLAPSASEELRQRGARIRLIDPGEPVPAAQHGLELALLDLVAQRKGVPLCWLLAEEARQEVLVNALLGAEEPEALARQAREAVDEGYQTLKVKVAGRSLDEDEARVRAVREAVGPRVRLRLDANGGWSEPEANRALDRLGWYDLELVEQPTSPEDLQALWRVQRRAPCIIAADETLATPAAVRTLLTMDLGGGPAVGAVVIKPMVLGGLLPSMVVALRAAHLGMHAFVTSSIDGVVARAGAAHLASALPSGELASGLAVGRLFADEPRDHPYQPHGGLVRLRDMPGLGLNPDYLWDR, encoded by the coding sequence ATGCGCATCACCGACGCGACGCTCACCCCGCTGCACCTCACGCTGACGCACCCGTTGAAGACGGCGAGGGGCACCTACGCCACCCGTGACGGCTTCCTCATCCGGCTGCGTGACGAGGACGGCCGCGTGGGGCAGGGCGAGGCGATGCCGCTGCCGGAGTTCGGCACCGAGCCGCTGACGATGACGCACACGGTGCTGCGCGCGTGGCTGAGCTCGCTCAAGGGCCAGTCGCTGGAGGACAGCATCGAGGGCATCGAAGCCACGCTCGCGCCGTCGGCCAGCGAGGAGCTGCGCCAGCGCGGTGCGCGGATCCGGCTCATCGATCCCGGAGAGCCCGTCCCCGCCGCGCAGCACGGCCTGGAACTGGCGCTGTTGGATCTGGTGGCCCAGCGCAAGGGCGTGCCCCTGTGCTGGCTGCTCGCGGAGGAGGCGCGGCAGGAGGTCCTGGTCAACGCGCTGCTGGGCGCGGAGGAGCCGGAGGCGCTGGCCCGTCAGGCGCGAGAGGCCGTGGACGAGGGCTACCAGACGCTGAAGGTGAAGGTCGCGGGCCGCTCGCTGGACGAGGACGAAGCCCGGGTGCGCGCCGTGCGCGAGGCGGTGGGCCCGCGCGTGCGCCTGCGTCTGGACGCGAACGGCGGCTGGTCCGAACCCGAGGCCAACCGCGCCCTGGACCGGCTGGGCTGGTACGACCTGGAGCTGGTGGAGCAGCCCACGTCCCCGGAGGACCTGCAGGCGCTGTGGCGCGTGCAGCGTCGTGCGCCGTGCATCATCGCCGCCGACGAGACGCTCGCGACGCCCGCGGCCGTGCGCACGCTGCTCACGATGGACCTGGGCGGCGGGCCCGCGGTGGGCGCGGTGGTGATCAAGCCGATGGTGCTCGGGGGGCTGCTGCCCTCCATGGTGGTGGCGCTGCGAGCGGCCCACCTGGGCATGCATGCGTTCGTCACCAGCTCCATCGACGGCGTGGTGGCCCGCGCGGGCGCCGCGCACCTGGCCTCCGCGCTGCCGTCGGGAGAGCTGGCGTCCGGGCTCGCCGTGGGGCGGCTCTTCGCGGACGAACCGCGCGACCATCCCTATCAACCCCACGGGGGACTCGTGCGGCTGCGCGACATGCCCGGACTGGGATTGAACCCGGACTACCTCTGGGACCGCTGA
- the aroF gene encoding 3-deoxy-7-phosphoheptulonate synthase, whose translation MGAQQPDDPAGRRDPGAHRVLRAAHPSGTRIQVGGVEVGGPGFVVMAGPCAVEGAEQLELAARAVAQAGAHLLRGGVFKPRTSPYAFQGMGEPGLKLLVDAGRRHGLPIISEVMETEQLPLMAQHADILQVGARNMQNFGLLRALGRLRKPVLLKRGLSATVQEWLNAAEYILAGGNEQVILCERGIRTFETAMRNTLDLAAVAWAKERTHLPVIVDPSHATGIPSLITPMSLAAAACGADGLLIEVHPRPEQALCDGQQATSPGDFATLMQRLPGVLAAVDRHLYTPAGPAQIAGAR comes from the coding sequence GTGGGAGCCCAGCAACCAGACGACCCAGCCGGTCGGCGTGACCCGGGTGCACACCGCGTCCTACGCGCGGCGCATCCCTCCGGCACCCGCATCCAGGTGGGGGGCGTGGAGGTGGGCGGACCCGGCTTCGTGGTGATGGCGGGGCCGTGCGCGGTGGAGGGCGCGGAGCAGTTGGAGCTGGCGGCCCGCGCGGTGGCGCAGGCGGGGGCGCACCTGCTGCGCGGCGGCGTGTTCAAGCCGCGCACCAGTCCGTACGCGTTCCAGGGCATGGGGGAGCCGGGGCTGAAGCTGTTGGTGGACGCGGGCCGGCGTCACGGCCTGCCCATCATCAGCGAGGTGATGGAGACGGAGCAACTGCCCCTCATGGCGCAGCACGCGGACATCCTCCAGGTGGGCGCGCGGAACATGCAGAACTTCGGGCTCCTGCGCGCGCTGGGCCGGCTGCGCAAGCCGGTGCTGCTCAAGCGCGGGCTGTCCGCCACGGTGCAGGAGTGGCTCAACGCCGCCGAGTACATCCTGGCGGGCGGCAACGAGCAGGTGATCCTGTGCGAGCGCGGCATCCGGACCTTTGAGACAGCGATGCGCAACACGCTGGACCTGGCCGCGGTGGCGTGGGCGAAGGAGCGCACGCACCTGCCGGTCATCGTGGATCCGTCGCACGCCACGGGCATCCCGTCACTCATCACCCCCATGTCGCTGGCGGCGGCGGCCTGCGGGGCGGATGGTCTGTTGATTGAAGTCCACCCCCGGCCGGAGCAGGCGCTTTGTGATGGGCAGCAGGCCACGTCGCCCGGGGATTTCGCTACGTTGATGCAACGGCTGCCCGGCGTGCTCGCCGCGGTGGACCGTCACCTCTACACGCCGGCGGGGCCGGCACAGATCGCGGGGGCGCGATGA
- the menE gene encoding o-succinylbenzoate--CoA ligase, whose translation MIHDCPIREGARLHPEAEALRFADQTWTYRMLDAEVTRWTGALAARGIDQGERVALLSTSHPAVTFLFWALGRLGAVFAPLNARLTPAELRPLLEDVEPRLTLALNALRDRLPEAEALESFPDAASTTSVPERAWDADTSRVILFTSGTTGRPKGAVLTEGAFRASCAASAANLGAHPAPRWLGTLPLFHVGGLAMLTRTAYEGGCLLLHERFDADAVNRAIDVEGASHASFVATTLERVLDARQDRTLPDTFQYALIGGGPVPTALLTRARAAGLRALQTYGLTEACSQVTTERPDEADGRTAGPPLPGLEVRIVGTDGATLGEGQEGDVEVRGPTLMARYWRQREATRDAFHDGWLRTRDVGVLDAKGRLTLLSRRTDLIVRGGENLYPAEIEAVLANHPAILESAVVGVPEPQWGEVPVAFVVLRPGHALPADLDAWCRQSLARFKVPTRFVAIETLPRNAMSKVERPVLRKHALSHPPYQPGS comes from the coding sequence ATGATCCACGACTGCCCCATCCGCGAAGGCGCGCGCCTGCATCCGGAAGCCGAGGCCCTGCGCTTCGCGGATCAGACGTGGACCTATCGCATGCTGGACGCGGAGGTGACGCGCTGGACCGGAGCCCTGGCCGCGCGCGGAATCGATCAGGGCGAACGGGTGGCGTTGCTGTCCACGAGCCACCCTGCGGTGACCTTCCTCTTCTGGGCCCTGGGCCGTCTGGGCGCGGTGTTCGCGCCGCTCAACGCCCGCCTCACCCCGGCGGAGCTGCGGCCCCTGCTGGAGGACGTCGAGCCCCGGCTCACGCTGGCGCTCAACGCCCTGCGCGACCGGCTTCCCGAAGCGGAGGCCCTGGAGTCCTTCCCGGATGCCGCTTCCACGACCTCCGTCCCCGAGCGCGCCTGGGACGCGGACACGTCCCGGGTCATCCTCTTCACCAGCGGGACGACGGGAAGGCCCAAGGGCGCCGTGCTCACGGAAGGTGCCTTCCGTGCCTCGTGCGCAGCCTCCGCAGCGAACCTGGGCGCACACCCCGCGCCACGCTGGCTGGGCACGCTGCCCCTGTTCCACGTCGGCGGCCTGGCCATGCTCACGCGCACCGCGTACGAGGGCGGCTGCCTCCTCCTGCACGAGCGCTTCGACGCGGACGCGGTCAACCGCGCCATCGACGTGGAGGGCGCTTCGCACGCCAGCTTCGTCGCCACCACGCTGGAGCGCGTGCTGGACGCGAGGCAGGACCGGACGCTGCCCGACACCTTCCAGTACGCGTTGATCGGCGGCGGCCCCGTCCCCACGGCGCTGCTCACGCGGGCCCGGGCCGCGGGACTCCGGGCCCTGCAGACCTATGGCCTCACCGAGGCCTGCTCGCAGGTCACCACCGAGCGCCCCGACGAAGCGGATGGCCGCACCGCGGGGCCGCCCCTGCCGGGCCTGGAGGTCCGCATCGTCGGAACGGACGGCGCGACGCTCGGGGAAGGGCAGGAGGGGGATGTCGAGGTCCGAGGCCCCACGCTCATGGCCCGCTATTGGCGCCAGCGCGAGGCCACGCGCGACGCCTTCCACGACGGCTGGCTGCGCACCCGCGACGTGGGCGTGCTGGACGCGAAGGGACGCCTCACCCTCCTGTCGCGCCGCACGGACCTCATCGTGCGGGGAGGGGAGAACCTCTACCCGGCGGAGATCGAAGCCGTCCTCGCCAACCACCCCGCCATCCTGGAGTCCGCCGTCGTCGGCGTGCCGGAGCCCCAGTGGGGCGAGGTCCCCGTGGCCTTCGTCGTCCTGCGCCCCGGCCACGCGCTGCCCGCGGACCTGGACGCGTGGTGCCGTCAGTCACTCGCGCGCTTCAAGGTCCCCACCCGGTTTGTTGCAATTGAAACACTGCCGCGCAACGCCATGAGCAAGGTGGAGCGCCCCGTCCTCCGGAAACACGCCCTGTCTCATCCCCCGTATCAGCCAGGGTCCTAA
- a CDS encoding isochorismate synthase: protein MTPLSPAEDPRWVAGMMPLAGVDPLAGAGSLGVPSVYWERPVAREAVAGWGEAGVLEAHAPGELPVVLGALGHDSVRWLDAVSPQMPGPWFGGMRFSPTQPADGAWRSHGLARWTLPEVLVWRDGGALAVAVFAPDGPGAEDVVRSRLERVRAAFPQAYRHPMGAPVALRTASSRPDFEALVDRAVEAIGAGQLHKVVLARALEAEGPEPFDVVDVLARLREQNPRCATFLFRAPDGTGFLGATPETLCRVDGRRLETEALAGSAAPGGAEALDASDKDRREHDAVVRYILQALTPVAASVSADAQPSVLALKNVVHLRTGIRAELADGVDTAKVVTALHPTPAVGGTPRERALSFLVEHESLDRGWYAGPVGWVGPGRAHLVVALRSALVRGAKARLFVGAGIVAGSSAESEWRETEMKSLAMLRALGGR, encoded by the coding sequence ATGACGCCGCTCAGTCCCGCTGAGGATCCGCGATGGGTCGCCGGGATGATGCCGCTGGCCGGAGTGGATCCGCTGGCTGGAGCGGGCAGCCTGGGCGTGCCTTCCGTCTACTGGGAGCGACCCGTAGCGCGCGAGGCGGTGGCGGGGTGGGGCGAGGCGGGCGTGCTCGAAGCGCATGCACCCGGCGAGCTGCCGGTGGTGCTCGGCGCGCTCGGCCACGACAGCGTGCGGTGGCTGGACGCGGTGTCTCCGCAGATGCCTGGTCCCTGGTTCGGCGGCATGCGCTTCAGCCCGACGCAGCCGGCGGACGGCGCTTGGCGCTCGCACGGTCTGGCGCGCTGGACGCTTCCGGAGGTGCTGGTGTGGCGCGATGGCGGCGCCCTGGCCGTCGCCGTCTTCGCGCCGGACGGGCCTGGCGCGGAGGACGTGGTGCGCTCGCGGCTGGAGCGCGTGCGGGCCGCCTTCCCGCAGGCGTACCGGCATCCGATGGGCGCGCCGGTGGCGCTGCGCACGGCCTCCTCGCGGCCGGACTTCGAGGCGCTGGTGGACCGCGCGGTGGAGGCCATTGGCGCGGGTCAGTTGCACAAGGTGGTGCTGGCGCGGGCGCTGGAGGCGGAGGGGCCGGAGCCCTTCGACGTGGTGGACGTGCTGGCGCGCCTGCGTGAGCAGAACCCTCGCTGCGCCACGTTCCTCTTCCGCGCGCCGGACGGCACGGGCTTCCTGGGCGCGACGCCGGAGACGCTGTGCCGCGTGGACGGGCGGCGGCTGGAGACGGAGGCGCTCGCGGGCTCCGCGGCGCCGGGTGGCGCGGAGGCGCTGGACGCCAGCGACAAGGACCGGCGCGAGCATGACGCGGTGGTGCGCTACATCCTCCAGGCGCTGACGCCGGTGGCGGCGAGCGTGTCCGCGGACGCGCAGCCGTCGGTGCTCGCGCTGAAGAACGTGGTGCACCTGCGCACGGGCATCCGCGCGGAGCTGGCGGACGGCGTGGACACCGCGAAGGTCGTCACCGCGCTGCACCCCACGCCCGCGGTGGGCGGCACGCCGCGCGAGCGCGCGCTGTCCTTCCTGGTGGAGCACGAGTCGCTGGACCGGGGCTGGTACGCGGGACCGGTCGGCTGGGTGGGCCCCGGGCGCGCGCACCTGGTGGTGGCGTTGCGCTCGGCGCTGGTGCGTGGCGCGAAGGCCCGGCTCTTCGTGGGCGCGGGCATCGTCGCGGGCTCCAGCGCGGAGTCCGAGTGGCGGGAGACCGAGATGAAGAGTCTGGCGATGCTGCGCGCGCTGGGGGGCCGGTGA
- the menD gene encoding 2-succinyl-5-enolpyruvyl-6-hydroxy-3-cyclohexene-1-carboxylic-acid synthase, whose product MSLDANLNVLWSRALLEELVRGGVRHAVVCPGSRSSALALACATTPGLRVWSVIDERSAGFFALGMAKQSRQPVVLVATSGSAGAHFFPAVIEAAMAQVPLIILTADRPLELQGWGAPQTVPQARFYGDFARLFADVGMPEVNSAAIEHLRATAARAVSTACRAPRGAVQLNVPFREPLAPIPQDFGAEKLTALAREGRTNAPITHIAQASRAPDATALESVRARIAATERGVIVCGPRDEDDGFAEAITALSLATGYPVLAEATSQARYGGGPLTVSLYDALLRHEPFARGHRPEVVLRFGGGLTPKSPQQWLDASGADISVFSDEGALYDPAHRATRVVEGNAVLACRALTEGLSRGPGRWAQDFVNAERVARNALETALGEQKDALTEPRLAREVVAALPANALFFVSSSMPIRAVDAFAHGGGIPLRVLANRGANGIDGIVSSAAGMAAAAGRPAVLLSGDLALLHDVGGLVTAARARVPLTVVVVNNDGGGIFSFLPLAQVAKPDVFEALFGTPHGVDLSHAAALAGARFERPTTPAALRAAVRTGLEGGLHVVEVQVDRATNVEAHRNLFTRMATALGEGPWA is encoded by the coding sequence ATGTCCCTGGACGCCAACCTCAACGTGCTGTGGTCGCGTGCGCTGCTGGAAGAGCTGGTGCGGGGCGGCGTGCGGCACGCGGTGGTGTGTCCGGGCTCCCGGTCCTCGGCGCTGGCGCTCGCGTGCGCGACCACGCCGGGCCTGCGCGTCTGGTCCGTCATCGACGAACGGAGCGCGGGCTTCTTCGCGCTGGGCATGGCGAAGCAGTCGCGCCAGCCGGTGGTGCTGGTGGCGACGAGCGGCTCGGCCGGCGCGCACTTCTTCCCGGCCGTCATCGAGGCGGCCATGGCCCAGGTGCCGCTGATCATCCTCACGGCGGACCGGCCGCTGGAGCTGCAGGGCTGGGGCGCGCCGCAGACGGTGCCCCAGGCGCGCTTCTACGGCGACTTCGCGCGGCTGTTCGCGGACGTGGGAATGCCCGAGGTGAACAGCGCCGCCATCGAGCACCTGCGGGCCACGGCCGCCCGCGCGGTGAGCACCGCGTGCCGCGCGCCCCGAGGCGCCGTGCAGCTCAACGTGCCGTTCCGCGAACCGCTGGCGCCCATCCCGCAGGACTTCGGCGCGGAGAAGCTGACGGCGCTCGCGAGGGAGGGGCGGACGAACGCGCCCATCACCCACATCGCGCAGGCGTCGCGGGCCCCGGATGCAACGGCGCTGGAGTCCGTGCGCGCGCGCATCGCCGCCACCGAGCGCGGCGTCATCGTGTGCGGTCCCCGCGACGAGGACGACGGCTTCGCGGAGGCCATCACCGCATTGAGCCTGGCCACGGGCTACCCGGTGCTCGCGGAGGCCACGTCGCAGGCGCGCTACGGCGGCGGACCGCTGACCGTGTCGCTCTACGACGCGCTTCTGCGCCATGAACCGTTCGCGCGCGGCCACCGGCCGGAGGTGGTGCTGCGCTTCGGTGGAGGCCTGACGCCCAAGTCGCCGCAGCAGTGGCTGGACGCCTCCGGCGCGGACATCTCCGTCTTCAGCGACGAGGGCGCGCTGTACGACCCGGCGCACCGGGCCACGCGGGTGGTGGAAGGCAACGCGGTGCTCGCGTGCCGTGCGCTGACGGAAGGGCTGTCGCGAGGCCCGGGCCGCTGGGCGCAGGACTTCGTGAACGCGGAGCGGGTGGCCCGCAACGCGCTGGAGACGGCGCTCGGCGAACAGAAGGACGCGCTGACCGAGCCCCGCCTGGCGCGCGAGGTGGTGGCGGCGCTGCCGGCGAACGCGCTCTTCTTCGTCTCCAGCAGCATGCCCATCCGCGCGGTGGATGCGTTCGCGCACGGCGGCGGAATCCCGCTGCGCGTCCTGGCGAACCGGGGCGCCAACGGCATCGACGGCATCGTGTCCAGCGCGGCGGGCATGGCCGCGGCGGCCGGAAGGCCCGCGGTGCTCCTGTCCGGCGACCTGGCGCTCCTGCACGACGTGGGCGGGCTCGTCACGGCGGCGCGGGCGCGCGTGCCCCTGACGGTCGTCGTGGTGAACAACGACGGCGGCGGCATCTTCTCCTTCCTGCCGCTGGCGCAGGTGGCGAAGCCGGACGTGTTCGAGGCCCTCTTCGGCACGCCGCACGGCGTGGACCTGTCGCACGCGGCGGCGCTCGCGGGCGCGCGCTTCGAGCGGCCCACGACGCCCGCGGCCCTGCGCGCGGCGGTGCGCACCGGGCTGGAAGGCGGCCTCCACGTGGTGGAGGTCCAGGTGGACCGGGCCACCAACGTGGAAGCACACCGAAACCTCTTCACGCGGATGGCCACCGCACTGGGAGAAGGACCATGGGCGTGA